The Fibrobacter sp. UWB5 genomic sequence GTATAATCGAAGACGATTTTGTTTTCATAGGATGCTTGAATCGACTTGTTGGCAAGATCGCATGTTGCCGTAAATTCAAGTAAGATATTGTCAGTATTTCTTCCAAAAATATTTTTTACTGTTTGTTCCCAGGTCCGAAAATCATCTTCCTCGTCTTTCTTTTTCTTAGATTTTGTTTCAACATTCAAATGATGTGCTTCGTCTGAAATTAGAACAACTTTCTGATTGTCAAAATCATCAAAGGTCATCCCATTTTCTTTCGGGAACCACATATCCATATGCAAGCCCTGTGTTGTCGCAAAACGGATATTGATTGAGTCAGGTTCTGCATATTGAAAATTTTCTACTTGGTTGATGCGAATTCGCTCGCCATCAATAACGATTTCGTCGGCAAACAAATATTTGGAGGCAATCGGATTACAGAAATTTTCTTTTGTCTTTTCAACAATGTTTGACAAGTTGACGAAAAAAAGGAAATTGCGATACCCTTGTTTATAGAGATATAGCATTAACCCTGCCATAATCAAGGTTTTTCCACTTCCTGTTGCCATGTGGAATAAAACTTGCAAAGGATTTGGGCGTTTTTCGCTTTCATAATATGTTATAAAATTTTCAAAAGCCTCTTTTTGATAAGGTCGTAATTCAAATTTCGAATTTAGGTTGCGAGGTATGTAATCTGGAAGCGAAACACTATGGCCTTGATCTCGTAAAAAGTCTATGTTCTCGTATAAAAATGCCATTGTTGCTATTCTCCATAGAAACTTCTCGTGAAAGCCTTATCCTCTTCGGGAATGGCAAATTCTGTATCATCAATATCGCAATAGTTTACATACAGAAGGTTTTTGTCAAGAATTTCCATAAGGAAGGTTTTTTGATCATCAAGAGAAAGGTCTGAAAAATCTTCGGCTGCCGAAGCGATTTCTTTCGGATTTACTTTATGGCTAATAAATCCCGACTGAATCATTTTATTGTAGATGATTGAAAGCGAGGCTTTATCTGTTGCAGCTTCAATTTCTTCAACGATGGCTTGATTTTGTTTGGCGAGTTCACAATAGACAAATGAACCTCCTCCTTGCCATCCATAATTGATGGAAACACCTCTCGTATCACCAATAATGGTATTGTACAATCTCTGACAGGTAATGTCCTTAATATAATCCATCTGTTCGCAAAGAATGAATTTTCGATTCATTTTCATTGCGACAGCTCCTGTTGTTCCTGAGCCGGCAAAGAAATCTATGACGGTATCGCCTTCATTTGTACACAGTTCTAATATTCGGGAAATTAATTTTTCAGGTTTTTTCCCTTTCTTTAATACAACTCCACCTTCATTATGAATGTCATTTGGAAGGACATCATCCCAAATATCAGAAATCGGCTGACTAAATGTCATTTTCCCATCAATATTTGCTAGACGGTCAGAAAGGAACAGTATTAATTTGCCTCCTTTTACGTAGTAAGGTTTTTCCTCATTCCCTCGATCAAGGTACATTACATGGTCCGGATTCTGAAGAGAAATGTTTTTCAGTTCTCTTGCCTGTTGGCTAATATTGTCATCATCAAGTGTTGCTAATTGACAAATACGTTCGGAATGTGCTAATACAAATGCCTCTAAGGCTTCATTAAAGCCTTCTTTTCCATAGTACGATTTTAACTTTGATTTTTGAACGCCAGTCTCTTTCGCAAACTCTTCTAGAACAGTAGAAAATTCCCAATTCTCATACCCTTCATCAAAATGAAGAATGTAATTTCCGTAACGAGAATCATATTCTCTAGCACACAAAACCCGATTTGGCTTCCACAAAGTAGATTTTTTGCTGTAAATCACAACATACTCAACTAAATTTACTACACCTGGGTTTATCACTTTTGCCCCAGTGACAGAACCTCGTTTTACAGTGATTATATTTTTTCGGTTTTCTTTACCAAACACCTCATCAAGCAATACCAGTAAATAACCTATCTCGTAATTATCGACGGAGATAGCGATTGTTCCTTCCGGTTTTAAAAGAGTATGAGCTATTTCAAGTCGATTTTTCATAAAGCATAACCAAGTGCTGTGATTGAATCGATCGTTGTAGCCGAAACTGTCATTACCAGTATTGTATGGAACATCTATATACACACACTTGATTTCTCCTTCAAATCGCTTTTTTATTGACGCTATTGAAAGAAGATTGTTTCCTTTAATGACAAGATTATCTGCATTTGTGTACTCAATCCCGCATTCTTCTTTTATCGCTTTATTTTCGAGGCTATATCTCCTTGCGTTAACAAGAACCTTTGGATAAAGAAGTCTGTCAATTTCATCAGGAGCCAATGTTTCGTTATAGAAAA encodes the following:
- a CDS encoding site-specific DNA-methyltransferase, which translates into the protein MSKTNFYETLLSVLRTDKRFLSESGMILRNAVYEAAMKMDENLIKLLLSNKDTCSRFFTDVAGVKVFDKALFAWIINNRQFLPNSYTRFKNKIGLTDGNGDLISSSENVELVFPYKDCVLEGGQTKEDQKRDEIFYNETLAPDEIDRLLYPKVLVNARRYSLENKAIKEECGIEYTNADNLVIKGNNLLSIASIKKRFEGEIKCVYIDVPYNTGNDSFGYNDRFNHSTWLCFMKNRLEIAHTLLKPEGTIAISVDNYEIGYLLVLLDEVFGKENRKNIITVKRGSVTGAKVINPGVVNLVEYVVIYSKKSTLWKPNRVLCAREYDSRYGNYILHFDEGYENWEFSTVLEEFAKETGVQKSKLKSYYGKEGFNEALEAFVLAHSERICQLATLDDDNISQQARELKNISLQNPDHVMYLDRGNEEKPYYVKGGKLILFLSDRLANIDGKMTFSQPISDIWDDVLPNDIHNEGGVVLKKGKKPEKLISRILELCTNEGDTVIDFFAGSGTTGAVAMKMNRKFILCEQMDYIKDITCQRLYNTIIGDTRGVSINYGWQGGGSFVYCELAKQNQAIVEEIEAATDKASLSIIYNKMIQSGFISHKVNPKEIASAAEDFSDLSLDDQKTFLMEILDKNLLYVNYCDIDDTEFAIPEEDKAFTRSFYGE